TTTGAGATTTACATGCAGGGACTCTTAAGAGTCAACAGGAAAATACGTAACAGATCTGCAGAATGACACCTGTTCACACACGAGAAGCACCTATGACTTGGGTATCACACTGCTTTCAGAAGCTTGTCCCTGGCTGCCCACAGTGAAGCACCAGGGACAGAGCGACTGCAGCTGTGGACAGAAAACTGAGGTACTGTGTTTACATGGTGAGTGGTCGTTACCATCCAACAGCACAAGGCACAAAAAATGGGCATCAAGCAAACCATGCATAACGAGGCCTGGAAACCATTAAGAACAGCCACAAGAGAGGTCACTCGGACTTCTGATTCAAACTTCTGGTGTTTGAGTGACAAGCATGCACGTTTAGGCTCTGCCCAAATAGCAGGGAGGATTTCCAATCTCCACAAGAGACTAGTTTCACATACGGCCTTTCTCCTGGCTGTCAAACCACCAGGGCTCCTCCAAAACAAAGTGAGAGCAGCTGTTTTGCTGATCAACCAATCACACTAGTAGTTCTATTTCAGTTTAAAACAACCTTGCAGGAATAAACCACATAAAGACTCCGTGGCTAAGGGCTGCTATTACTTACACCCACCAAGCGAACACAAACGGCTGGCTCTTCTATGGTAACGCTTCACTGGCATGCAAACCCCAAGGGGGCACTGAATGGAATAAATCCACATGAACAGCACACCTGGAGCAGGAACATGCACCCCACAAGAGGTGTCAGGAGACTAAGCTGCTATTTGTCTAGACATTCTTTGTGAGGAAAAGCCAGGGGTAGGGGGGAAGGGGTGGGTTGAAAGTTTCTGACCATAATCACATATtagcaataatagtaataaaactttaaaagtccCAGAGAGCTTGTTAGAAGGCAATAATGCCACTCAAAACTTATACTTCCAATATAAAAGCATTGTATTCTTCCAGAAACTTACCAAAAACACACAAACCAGTGATGGATTGTTGCCTTTTAAATCCATGTACTGAAATCCAGATTACTGATTTGTACACAATGGACCGTATGTGCTGTCCAAAGTACACCTACATTACACTGTGTGGAACAAGGACCTGGGCTTTGCGAAAAAGAATTTATGATTAAaatgtaacaacaacaaaaaaaaaaattcaaagcttaGAATTAAAGGTAGCCTTTTACCCAGATTTTTCACCAGATTGTAAAATTCTAATATGGGTCATTAACTGTTCACAAGTAATTCATATTTGGACTTATGGTTTAAGGGCTCCAGACTGAAAAGGTGCTCTgaacttctgatttttttaaacaagctGAATGTTACCATATGCTTCCTGTGCccaaagtttacttttaaataaagagCAGTGATATCATAACCATGATTGACTTGGGTAAAGCACTCCTGTTAAACTCAAGAAAATTATGTCACCCCCATCTTAATCCACAAAGAAAAGACTgccagtggggtgtgtgtggtgtgtggtgtgtgtgtgtacacatgtatctgtgtgtatatattatatatgtatacacacatatagatataggtagatacagatacatatatctcaaaaaAGGCAATAACGAAAACATCAAACTATGCTTGCATTGTGGCGGCAGAATAAGAGTGTTAGGGTGAGGGGGAAAATGGTTAAGATctattacaattttaaatgacTATGACACTAGCTTAACTTTTACCAAACTTGCCTGTAACTCCCCTCCAAATAGACAGACTTCCTTTAAAAGAAAGGGGTTCTCCTTACACAAAATGCTTTGTGTTCACATCAATCTGTACTATTCAGAACAAAACCAGTTCTGCTGGCAGAGATTGTGGGTTCGCAGGGACATTTAAGCTTTCATTAAACTGGAAAGCAATCAAGTctttatgtctacaaataatacattTCACAGTTCCACAAATTTGGCAGAGTTTGTGATGACATCTAGGATGTTTTCACCAAATCGTAGACATAAATATGGAAATCATCATCAAACTTGATGAAATAGACGGAGGGCTTGGCTTCTACTTGATGAATGACCATGCCAGTCCTTTTCGAGCCATCTTCTTTGGCATATTCCACTTGTTTGCCTACCAGGCTGTCCACAACTTCTCCTGGTTCCCTTTCTGCTGGAGGTGAAtcatctatatttaaaaaaaaaaaaaaagagagaaaatttctaAGTCAATTTTTAGATATAAATCAactcacatatttattttcataactaaaataaaattttaatagcctGAATTCATGATTATCTAGACCAggagtcagcaaacattttcGTAAAAGACaagacagtaaatatttcaggcttagGGGCATATGGTCTCTGTCCCAACTGCTgaactctgccactgtagcacaaaagcagccactgatgatatgtatataaacagatgtggctgtgttccaataaaattttttttcatagtttacTGACCCCCATCTAGAtatatgaacaattttgaaaatcatAACCAAAAATTTCTTTGGCCCATGTTTAATCTGTAGctgtaattaaatgaaaataagtttGAGTGgctttgaaatataatttgaaagcAGACAATTCCTACAGGGATTACTGAGAATATGGCACACATTTAAAATGCCTAAGTACCATTGGTTTTACTCTGTGAAATCTTA
The nucleotide sequence above comes from Symphalangus syndactylus isolate Jambi chromosome 3, NHGRI_mSymSyn1-v2.1_pri, whole genome shotgun sequence. Encoded proteins:
- the SPIN1 gene encoding spindlin-1 isoform X6 — protein: MIGKAVEHMFETEDGSKDEWRGMVLARAPVMNTWFYITYEKDPVLYMYQLLDDYKEGDLRIMPDSNDSPPAEREPGEVVDSLVGKQVEYAKEDGSKRTGMVIHQVEAKPSVYFIKFDDDFHIYVYDLVKTS